The Hypomesus transpacificus isolate Combined female chromosome 3, fHypTra1, whole genome shotgun sequence genome has a window encoding:
- the shprh gene encoding E3 ubiquitin-protein ligase SHPRH, whose amino-acid sequence MSNRRKRAPPVRIHEDTKKKLNWNMHEDRRNEAFQEDEQSQVSSLLTAGGQDDVQVGCSSSALYLDPGSKLGPGPKPGPGPGPGEELPCSSSDTTSSASLSLFVIPASELGRTWTSLMGEFSLRNLGSMPGWEHQAFMLHRVCDQLCLRLSCREGEGAGPGPETRPHDEVCAVECTLHGVSLEDLDWLQKRRAVQLCHQPGDDSIKVGIYLLESGLGKLEFLSEGNSRTRKVNQLMQKLMEYFYDFIIPEVVENEEEECDTDLERQNVEELYDYVRHLHQTESQEERYEVQHKALIPVLRPYQKQAVNWMLRREKYRNNSPKEQPLHFLWREVVTLCGKKLFYNPFTGCVICEFPIAGVEWPGGILADEMGLGKTVEVLALILYNTRQGLEQEVFTLPVGKSVNYFVPPPPLEREEEVIHYKAEVGPKVKISYPTVRVMLLTAIKEMRVGKGASVNAIFAYIRTTYQYDLLKNRNHIKRALGKLIDEELVDRVKGRGLAGSFKLGKKYKDPKKKMPAAKSSPVGDSQPRRTSQRQTAKERGGTISTADNSQSPSSLDFPKEEDGARREPGDRTHGDERNTSEDTSTGAPKKTPEGETSVHPQVKSDQGALARERPTPESLHRDMPPPPLLQEPPTPTRASAVPFNTPDYRFECICGKLGLVDYKARVQCLNCQLWQHAECVNYKEESVGTTPFYCPHCLVAMTPVPTGATLIISPSSICHQWVEEITRHISCSSLRVLVYQGVKKHGFIQPRMLAEQDVVITTYDVLRSELNYVDIPHSNSKDGRRFRYQKRYMAVPSPLVAVEWWRICLDEAQMVECTTAKAAEMALRLASVNRWCISGTPVQRGLEDLYGLVLFLGVDPYWVKYWWDQLLYRPYRRGNTEPLYNLIGQLLWRSAKKDVIDQIQIPPQTEEVHWLHFSPVEGHFYRRQHEVCSHDALAKLRKISDWTLKLGSLDRRSVSAFLYPLLRLRQACCHPQAVRGEFLPFQKSTMTMEELLKSLQKKCRVECEEAHRQLVCALNGLAGIHIIRDEFADAVEMYREVLRSSEEHKGRLKTDSLQRLHATHNLMELLSAKHPGIPPTLRDDQLKEEAEQLRQHYMTKSNSEVSEAQQALQPVLQNIRELKRKVNLRSPWWLDVIQRAIQYSIDDDLVSRIQSELTCSYKQQAHKLTMADKFRDGRGLQFLLSTQMDDLMKSQETVRGAVKRLEGTPSLAVIEEATLCHLRPVRLPLNNCVFCKADELFTDYESKLFSHTVKGQTAIFEEMIEDEEGLVDDRLPTTSRGLWAASETERSLKAILSFAKARRMDSDLLEEGNTFMELFENWKKEYKVLHENWMVLRDHVSAIDELGMATERLRVRLPDEPKPKVLHIIEPHEVDQNRVKLLNDRAVAKSQLQKKLGQFLYLSNLEKSQDKATGGVNPEPCPICARPLGQEWAVLTCGHCFCNECIAIIVEQYSLGSRRRSIKCAICRQTTSHAEISYVFTTQAADRGQDIPVKGSHSTKVEAVVRTLKKIQLTDPGAKCLVFSTWQSVLDIIAKALFDNNMEFSQINGIHKFQENLCSFKYKEKINILLLPLHTGSNGLNIIEATHVLLVEPILNPAHELQAIGRVHRIGQTKPTFVHRFLIKSTIEERMQAMLKTAERSHSATSMKHSEAAVLTVADLADLFTEDGEALE is encoded by the exons ATGAGCAACCGAAGAAAGCGGGCTCCACCGGTGCGGATACACGAAGACACTAAGAAGAAGTTGAACTGGAACATGCATGAGGATCGTAGGAATGAGGCCTTCCAAGAGGACGAGCAGAGTCAGGTCAGTTCTCTTCTCACAGCAGGGGGACAGGACGATGTACAGGTTGGCTGTTCCAGCTCTGCTCTGTACCTGGATCCAGGATCAAAACTAGGGCCAGGACCaaaaccaggaccaggaccaggaccaggagaggAGCTCCCATGTTCATCATCAGACACCACTTCCTCagcctccttgtctctctttgtcatcCCGGCCTCTGAGCTAGGTCGGACTTGGACTTCACTAATGGGGGAGTTCAGCCTTCGGAATCTAGGGTCTAtgcctggctgggagcatcaAGCTTTCATGCTCCACCGGGTCTGTGACCAGTTGTGCCTCCGTCTGAGctgcagggagggggaaggtgCAGGGCCAGGCCCAGAGACGAGGCCTCATGATGAGGTGTGCGCAGTGGAGTGTACTCTGCATGGTGTTTCCCTGGAGGACTTAGACTGGCTGCAGAAGAGAAGAGCTGTGCAGCTGTGCCACCAGCCAGGAGATGATTCGATTAAG GTGGGGATTTACCTTCTGGAATCCGGGTTGGGGAAACTAGAATTCCTCAGCGAAGGCAACAGTCGTACAAGGAAAGTCAATCAGCTGATGCAGAAACTTATGGAGTATTTCTATGACTTCATCATCCCTG AAGTGGTAgagaacgaggaggaggagtgtgacaCGGACCTGGAGAGGCAGAACGTGGAGGAGCTGTATGACTATGTGAGGCACCTCCACCagacagagagccaggaggagcgctaTGAAGTTCAGCACAAGGCCCTGATACCTGTTCTCAGGCCCTATCAGAAACAGGCCGTCAACTGGATGCTGagaagagagaaatacagaaacAACAGCCCCAAAG AGCAACCCTTGCATTTTCTGTGGCGAGAGGTGGTTACTTTGTGTGGGAAGAAGTTGTTTTACAATCCCTTCACCGGCTG TGTGATCTGTGAGTTCCCCATAGCTGGGGTGGAGTGGCCTGGGGGCATCCTGGCAGATGAAATGGGTCTGGGTAAGACAGTGGAGGTCTTAGCTCTCATCCTGTACAACACTCGACAGGGTCTTGAGCAGGAGGTCTTCACGTTGCCTGTG ggcaAATCTGTGAATTATtttgtccctcctcctccactggaaCGTGAGGAGGAAGTGATTCACTACAAGGCAGAAGTTGGACCCAAAGTCAAGATATCGTACCCAA CTGTGCGTGTGATGCTTCTCACTGCTATCAAAGAGATGCGTGTGGGCAAGGGGGCGTCCGTCAATGCCATCTTCGCCTACATCCGCACAACGTACCAGTACGACCTCTTAAAGAACCGCAACCACATCAAGAGGGCCCTGGGTAAGCTGATTGACGAGGAGCTGGTGGACAGGGTCAAGGGTCGCGGTTTGGCCGGATCGTTCAAGCTGGGTAAGAAATACAAAGACCCGAAGAAGAAGATGCCTGCAGCAAAGTCT AGTCCTGTTGGTGACTCTCAACCCAGGAGAACATCCCAGCGGCAAACagcaaaggagagggggggcacGATCTCCACTGCAGATAACAGCCAGAGTCCCAGTTCCCTCGACTTCCCCAAGGAGGAGGACGGAGCGAGACGCGAGCCGGGGGACAGGACACACGGAGATGAGAGGAACACGTCTGAGGACACGTCGACCGGTGCGCCCAAGAAAACACCAGAAGGAGAGACCTCTGTCCACCCCCAGGTCAAGAGTGACCAAGGTGCCCTGGCGAGGGAGAGACCCACGCCAGAGTCCCTTCACAGAGAcatgcccccaccccctctcctccaggagccCCCGACCCCCACCAGGGCATCGGCGGTCCCTTTCAACACCCCTGACTACCGCTTCGAGTGCATCTGCGGCAAGCTGGGCCTGGTGGACTACAAGGCGCGCGTCCAGTGTCTGAACTGCCAGCTGTGGCAGCACGCGGAATGCGTTAACTACAAGGAGGAGAGCGTGGGCACCACACCCTTCTACTGTCCCCACTGCCTGGTGGCCATGACCCCCGTACCCACCGGGGCCACACTCATCATCTCCCCCAGCTCCATCTGCCACCAGTGGGTGGAGGAGATCACACGCCACATCAGCTGTTCATCTCTCAGAGTGCTG GTTTACCAGGGCGTGAAGAAGCATGGCTTCATCCAGCCTCGCATGCTGGCCGAGCAGGACGTGGTCATCACCACCTACGACGTGCTGCGCTCGGAGCTCAACTACGTGGACATCCCCCACAGCAACAGCAAGGACGGGCGCCGCTTCCGCTACCAGAAGCGCTACATGGCCGTGCCCAGCCCCCTGGTGGCCGTGGAGTGGTGGCGCATCTGCCTGGACGAGGCCCAGATGGTGGAGTGTACCACAGCCAAG GCAGCCGAGATGGCTCTCCGTCTGGCGTCGGTCAACCGCTGGTGCATCAGTGGAACACCTGTGCAGCGAGGCCTTGAGG ATCTCTATGGTCTGGTTCTGTTCCTGGGAGTGGACCCCTACTGGGTCAAGTATTGGTGGGACCAGCTGCTCTACCGCCCCTATCGCCGTGGCAACACAGAGCCCCTCTACAACCTGATTGGCCAGCTGCTGTGGCGATCTGCTAAGAAAGATGTCATTGATCAG ATCCAGATCCCCCCCCAGACGGAGGAGGTGCACTGGCTGCACTTCTCCCCCGTGGAGGGCCACTTCTACCGGCGGCAGCATGAGGTGTGCTCCCACGATGCCCTGGCCAAGCTGCGCAAGATCTCCGACTGGACGCTAAAGCTGGGAAGCCTGGACCGCCGCTCCGTCTCTGCCTTCCTGTACCCGCTGCTGCGGCTGCGCCAGGCCTGCTGCCACCCGCAGGCCGTGAGGGGCGAGTTCCTGCCCTTCCAGAAGAG CACCATGACGATGGAGGAGCTGCTGAAGTCCCTGCAGAAGAAATGTCGAGTGGAGTGTGAGGAGGCCCACAGACAATTGGTGTGCGCTCTCAACGGCCTGGCCGGCATCCACATCATCCGAG ATGAGTTTGCGGATGCTGTGGAGATGTACAGGGAGGTGCTTCGCTCGTCGGAGGAGCACAAAGGCAGGCTGAAGACCGATTCCCTACAG AGGCTCCATGCCACACACAACTTAATGGAACTGCTGAGCGCAAAGCACCCTGGGATACCTCCTACACTGAGAGATGATCAACTGAAGGAGGAG GCGGAGCAGCTAAGGCAGCACTACATGACCAAGTCCAACTCTGAGGTGTCGGAAGCCCAGCAGGCTCTCCAGCCGGTCCTGCAGAACATCCGAGAGCTCAAACGCAAA GTCAACTTGCGCTCCCCCTGGTGGTTGGATGTCATACAGCGGGCCATCCAGTACTCGATCGACGACGACCTGGTGTCCCGCATCCAGAGCGAGCTGACCTGCAGCTACAAACAGCAGGCCCACAAGCTGACCATGGCCGACAA GTTCCGGGATGGGCGCGGCCTGCAGTTCCTGCTCAGCACCCAGATGGATGACTTGATGAAGTCCCAGGAAACAGTGCGGGGCGCCGTGAAGAGACTTGAGGGCACACCGTCCCTGGCCGTCATCGAGGAGGCCACCCTCTGTCACCTCCGGCCTGTCCGCCTGCCTCTCAACAA CTGTGTGTTTTGCAAAGCTGACGAGCTCTTCACTGACTACGAGTCCAAGCTGTTTTCACACAC ggtcaagggtcagacgGCTATCTTTGAGGAGATGATCGAGGATGAGGAGGGTTTGGTGGACGACCGCCTCCCCACCACCAGCCGCGGCCTGTGGGCCGCCAGCGAGACAGAGCGCTCTCTGAAGGCCATCCTGTCTTTCGCCAAGGCCCGGAGGATGGACTCggacctgctggaggagggcaACACCTTCATGGAGCTCTTTGAGAACTGGAAGAAGGAGTACAAG GTGCTCCACGAGAACTGGATGGTCCTGAGGGACCACGTGTCGGCCATAGACGAGCTGGGCATGGCCACCGAGAGACTGCGCGTCCGCCTCCCAGACGAGCCCAAGCCCAAGGTGCTGCACATCATCGAGCCCCACGAG GTGGATCAGAACCGGGTCAAGCTGCTAAATGACAGAGCTGTTGCAAAGTCTCAGCTGCAGAAGAAGCTTGGCCAGTTCCTCTACCTGTCCAACCTGGAGAAG TCTCAGGACAAGGCAACTGGAGGAGTGAACCCGGAGCCCTGTCCCATCTGCGCACGCCCCCTGGGCCAGGAG TGGGCCGTGCTGACCTGCGGCCACTGCTTCTGTAACGAGTGCATCGCCATAATCGTGGAGCAGTACAGCCTGGGCTCGCGCCGGCGCTCCATCAAGTGTGCCATCTGCAGGCAGACCACATCGCACGCAGAGATCTCCTACGTATTCACCACACAGGCCGCTGACAGGGGCCAAGACATCCCTGTCAAG GGAAGCCACTCCACGAAGGTGGAGGCCGTGGTCCGAACCCTAAAGAAGATCCAGCTGACCGATCCAGGAGCCAAGTGCCTTGTCTTCTCCACG TGGCAGAGTGTGCTGGACATCATTGCCAAGGCTCTGTTTGACAACAACATGGAATTCTCTCAGATCAACGGCATTCACAAATTCCAG GAGAACCTGTGCTCCTTCAAGTACAAGGAGAAGATCAACATCCTGCTGCTGCCTCTCCACACAGGCTCCAACGGGCTGAACATCATCGAGGCCACCCATGTTCTGCTGGTGGAGCCCATCCTCAACCCTGCCCATGAGCTGCAGGCCATCGGCAGGGTACACCGCATCGGCCAGACCAA ACCCACCTTTGTTCACCGTTTCCTCATCAAATCCACCATTGAAGAAAGAATGCAGGCGATGTTGAAGACcgcagagaggag TCACAGCGCCACGTCCATGAAGCACTCGGAGGCCGCCGTTCTGACGGTGGCTGACCTGGCCGACCTGTTCACCGAGGACGGCGAGGCGCTAGAGTGA